A genomic window from Solanum stenotomum isolate F172 chromosome 10, ASM1918654v1, whole genome shotgun sequence includes:
- the LOC125842815 gene encoding uncharacterized protein LOC125842815, with amino-acid sequence MPSDNKMIDSFYGTKKLMRGLGLPVEKIDCCKNGCMLYWREDSELINCKFCSHPRFKRSKHQHSKKKTNISYKKMYYFPLTPRLQRLYASNATAKHMRWHSEHERDGVMHHPSDSPACKHFDQKYPHFASEVRNVRLGLSTDGFQPFGQSGQQYSSWPVIVTPYNLPPWICMKDEYMFLSVIVPGPKNPKQKIDVFLQPLIEELKELWEVGVQTYDVSSKNNFQMQVALMWTISDFPAKVSWFDNHRKFLPPDHPWRKNKKWFKKGQIVHKVASTEQSGLQILREIEDLGLMKVTELCSGKGKTKDNAKSREDLKVLCNRPEMHQDETTKKYPKACYMLDDNAKKVLCKWLEELRFPDGYVSNMGRCVDMNKLKLFGMKSHDCHVFMQRLIPIAFRDLLPRNVWEPLTELSLFFKDLTSTSITEEHMRQLERNIPLILTKLERIFPPSFWDSMEHLPIHLAYEARLAGPVQERWMYPCER; translated from the exons ATGCCAAGTGATAACAAAATGATCGATAGCTTCTATGGTACTAAAAAGCTAATGCGGGGATTAGGCTTGCCAGTCGAGAAGATTGATTGTTGCAAAAATGGATGTATGCTTTATTGGCGTGAGGACAGTGAACTAATCAATTGCAAATTTTGCTCTCATCCTCGATTTAAGAGATCAAAACATCAACATTCCAAGAAGAAAACTAATATTTCTTATAAGAAGATGTATTATTTTCCTTTAACTCCACGGCTacaaaggttgtatgcatcTAATGCAACAGCAAAACATATGAGATGGCATTCAGAGCATGAAAGAGATGGTGTCATGCATCATCCCTCAGACTCTCCTGCTTGCAAGCATTTTGATCAGAAGTATCCACATTTTGCATCTGAAGTTAGAAATGTTAGATTGGGTTTGTCTACTGATGGGTTTCAACCATTTGGTCAATCAGGCCAACAATATTCCTCTTGGCCTGTGATAGTTACACCATATAATTTACCACCTTGGATATGCATGAAGGATGAATACATGTTTTTATCTGTGATTGTACCTGGTCCAAAAAATCCAAAACAGAAAATTGATGTCTTTTTGCAACCCCTCATTGAAGAGTTGAAAGAATTATGGGAGGTGGGAGTCCAAACATACGATGtttcaagtaaaaataattttcaaatgcaAGTTGCATTGATGTGGACAATAAGTGATTTTCCAGC AAAAGTCTCATGGTTTGACAATCACAGAAAGTTCTTGCCACCGGATCATCCATGGCGAAAAAACAAAAAGTGGTTCAAGAAGGGTCAAATAGTACATAAGGTTGCATCTACTGAACAATCAGGTTTACAAATACTTAGGGAGATTGAGGATTTAGGACTCATGAAAGTGACAGAACTTTGTTCTGGCAAG GGAAAAACAAAGGACAATGCCAAATCTAGAGAAGATTTAAAAGTACTTTGCAATCGTCCAGAGATGCATCAGGATGAAACAACTAAAAAGTATCCGAAAGCTTGTTACATGTTAGATGATAATGCCAAAAAAGTGCTTTGTAAGTGGTTGGAAGAGTTGAGATTTCCTGATGGTTATGTGTCTAACATGGGAAGATGTGTTGACATGAACAAGCTTAAACTCTTTGGTATGAAgagtcatgattgtcatgtaTTTATGCAACGGCTCATACCTATTGCATTTCGAGATTTGCTTCCACGAAATGTGTGGGAACCATTGACAGagttgagtcttttttttaaagatctCACTTCTACCTCAATAACTGAGGAACACATGAGACAATTAGAAAGAAATATTCCTCTCATCTTGACTAAGCTTGAGCGCATTTTTCCTCCAAGCTTCTGGGATTCTATGGAACATCTTCCCATCCATTTAGCTTATGAAGCACGTTTAGCAGGCCCAGTTCAAGAACGATGGATGTATCCATGTGAAAGGTAa